A single window of Pseudophryne corroboree isolate aPseCor3 chromosome 5, aPseCor3.hap2, whole genome shotgun sequence DNA harbors:
- the GGCT gene encoding gamma-glutamylcyclotransferase has protein sequence MTSSLDVDKATSPNTHIEAAMEGKSSAGLQPGGDHFYYFAYGSNLLKERILLDNPSAAFHSIAMLKDHKLAFGTHNGNRNSRWHGGVATVIESKGDEVWGVVWKMDISSLDSLDIQEGVGGGVYQPIEINVQTSEGDLVCRCYQMNKYVYGLTSPQYKQVMCMGAKQNRLPLQYQKMLRDLETNNYSGPIPIMNRLKEAIQEVQEDG, from the exons ATGACAAGCTCGCTGGATGTCGACAAGGCAACCTCTCCTAATACACACATAGAAGCGGCAATGGAAGGAAAGAGCTCAGCTGGTCTACAGCCAGGGGGCGACCACTTCTATTACTTTGCTTATGGGAGCAACCTGCTAAAAGAGCGGATCCTTCTAGACAACCCGTCTGCTGCATTCCACTCCATAGCCATGCTCAAG GACCACAAGCTTGCATTTGGCACCCACAATGGCAACCGGAACTCTCGATGGCATGGAGGAGTAGCTACTGTCATTGAGAGTAAGGGAGATGAAGTCTGGGGAGTTGTGTGGAAAATGGACATTTCCAGCTTGGATTCTTTGGACAT CCAGGAGGGTGTTGGAGGTGGGGTTTATCAACCGATAGAGATCAACGTTCAGACATCAGAAGGAGATCTTGTCTGCCGGTGTTATCAGATGAATAAATATGTTTATGGACTGACATCTCCTCAGTACAAGCAG GTCATGTGCATGGGAGCAAAGCAGAACAGATTACCTCTTCAGTACCAAAAGATGTTAAGAGACCTAGAAACCAACAACTACTCAGGCCCAATTCCAATCATGAATAGATTAAAAGAGGCTATACAAGAAGTACAAGAAGACGGATGA